The Bacteroidota bacterium genome window below encodes:
- a CDS encoding flavin reductase family protein: MLKINPQEISSPELHHRILDTVVPRPIAFASTIDDEGNPNLSPFSFFNAFGVNPTTLIFSPGRRGRDNTTKHTYENLRLVPEVVINTVTYDMVQQVSLASTDYPKGVNEFLKAGFTMLPSETVSPFRVKESPVHFECKVRDIIETGTLGGAANLVICEILLMHVDERILDEKGRVIPDKLRAVGRMGRDYYTKAYGEAIFEVEKPLARLGMGIDALPEKIRHSALLTGNELGQLGNVEKIPEDPEIKAVMLMPEVRQIVDFSMNREDDLFLLAKKMLAAGKAQEALKVLLIS; the protein is encoded by the coding sequence ATGTTGAAAATCAATCCCCAGGAAATTTCTTCTCCAGAACTCCATCACCGCATCCTGGATACGGTGGTACCCAGGCCTATTGCCTTTGCCAGTACCATAGATGACGAAGGAAATCCCAATCTTTCTCCATTTAGCTTTTTTAACGCGTTTGGGGTAAATCCCACTACGCTGATATTTTCTCCGGGCCGTAGAGGGCGCGACAATACTACCAAACATACGTATGAAAACCTCCGTCTGGTGCCGGAAGTGGTCATCAATACAGTTACATACGATATGGTTCAACAGGTCAGCCTGGCAAGTACCGATTATCCTAAAGGTGTGAATGAGTTTTTAAAGGCGGGTTTTACCATGCTACCCTCCGAAACCGTCAGTCCCTTCAGGGTAAAGGAGTCACCGGTGCATTTCGAATGTAAGGTAAGGGATATCATTGAGACAGGAACCCTTGGAGGAGCCGCGAACCTGGTGATCTGTGAGATTTTGCTGATGCATGTGGATGAACGCATCCTGGATGAAAAAGGCCGGGTGATTCCGGATAAATTGCGCGCTGTGGGGCGCATGGGCCGTGATTACTATACCAAAGCTTATGGAGAGGCCATTTTTGAAGTGGAAAAACCACTGGCCAGGCTGGGAATGGGTATCGATGCCCTTCCTGAGAAAATCCGCCACTCTGCCTTGCTTACCGGTAATGAACTGGGACAGCTCGGAAATGTGGAAAAGATCCCGGAAGATCCCGAGATCAAAGCCGTCATGCTAATGCCGGAAGTAAGACAAATTGTCGATTTTAGCATGAACAGGGAAGACGACCTTTTTCTCCTGGCAAAAAAAATGCTCGCCGCCGGTAAG